The following coding sequences lie in one Alicyclobacillus curvatus genomic window:
- a CDS encoding beta-glucosidase, with protein MHDIELKYRKFPDGFVWGTATASYQIEGAVNEAGRGPSIWDTFSNTPGKVLLGQTGDVACDHYHRYRDDVKMMSELGLQSYRFSLAWPRVFPEKGKFLEGGFDFYKRLLEELHKYNIRPAATIYHWDLPQWLEDAGGWSNRDTVNHYLEFAEAAFKALGDEIPLWITHNEPWCASMLSYGMGEHAPGLRDWRRAYRAAHHLMLSHGEAVQLYRQMGLTGEIGITLNLAPAYPASPAEADVEAAARQDIFSNRWFLDPIFKGTYPSEFSERLEQQIGPLDFVQEGDLKVISEPMDFLGINFYSRSVVKDLADGSLLEVEHVHTENKVTDMGWEVYPPALYDLLKHLQSVYTSLPLYITENGAASADVLTGGQVHDTDRIDYVHAHLQAAHQFIEEGGNLKGYYWWSLMDNFEWAFGYTKRFGIVYVDYDTQARIPKDSYYWYRNIIAENAIHAQHQQQLSTR; from the coding sequence ATGCATGATATCGAGCTGAAATACCGAAAGTTCCCGGACGGGTTTGTGTGGGGTACTGCAACAGCGTCGTATCAGATTGAAGGTGCAGTCAACGAAGCTGGCCGGGGGCCTTCTATCTGGGATACATTCTCCAACACTCCAGGTAAAGTGCTGTTGGGTCAGACCGGTGACGTGGCTTGTGATCATTACCATCGCTATCGCGATGACGTAAAGATGATGTCCGAGCTCGGCCTTCAGTCTTATCGGTTTTCGCTTGCGTGGCCGCGCGTGTTTCCGGAGAAGGGAAAGTTTTTGGAAGGCGGGTTTGATTTCTACAAACGCCTCCTTGAAGAATTGCATAAATACAACATTCGCCCAGCTGCGACCATTTACCATTGGGATTTGCCGCAGTGGTTAGAGGACGCCGGCGGGTGGTCGAATCGTGACACGGTGAACCATTATCTCGAATTTGCCGAAGCTGCGTTCAAGGCGCTCGGCGATGAAATTCCGCTCTGGATTACCCACAATGAGCCGTGGTGCGCTTCAATGCTCAGTTACGGCATGGGAGAGCATGCACCAGGTCTACGGGATTGGCGCCGCGCCTATCGAGCGGCTCACCACCTGATGCTCTCGCATGGGGAAGCAGTGCAGCTCTACAGGCAGATGGGGCTTACGGGTGAAATTGGCATTACATTGAATCTTGCTCCTGCTTACCCGGCCAGCCCTGCTGAGGCGGATGTTGAAGCAGCGGCCAGACAAGACATTTTTTCAAATCGGTGGTTCCTCGATCCGATTTTCAAAGGCACCTACCCGAGCGAATTCAGCGAGAGGCTAGAGCAGCAGATTGGTCCTCTGGACTTTGTTCAGGAGGGGGATTTAAAGGTCATCTCAGAACCGATGGACTTTTTGGGAATTAACTTTTACAGTCGATCCGTTGTGAAAGACCTTGCAGACGGCTCGTTGCTCGAGGTTGAACATGTGCATACGGAGAATAAAGTCACAGACATGGGCTGGGAAGTGTATCCGCCGGCACTCTATGATTTACTCAAGCACCTGCAATCCGTTTACACGAGTTTACCGCTCTATATCACGGAAAACGGCGCGGCCAGCGCTGATGTCCTGACAGGAGGACAAGTCCACGATACAGACCGCATCGACTACGTGCATGCTCATCTTCAAGCCGCTCACCAGTTCATCGAGGAAGGCGGAAATTTAAAGGGCTACTACTGGTGGTCGCTGATGGACAACTTCGAGTGGGCGTTTGGCTATACAAAGCGATTTGGTATTGTCTATGTAGACTACGATACACAAGCTCGGATTCCGAAAGATAGCTATTATTGGTACCGCAACATCATCGCGGAGAATGCGATTCATGCGCAGCACCAACAGCAGTTATCAACCAGGTAG
- a CDS encoding ROK family transcriptional regulator, which produces MRATGDQTYIKNLNRSIVLNLLRFHSPLSRVEISRQTGLTKATVSGIIEQLIQEQYVLEDGLLQSTGVGRKPVPLRFNPGAGHVIGVDVGVDYFRVLVMDLSCRVLNTYEDAIADTESADETYHKMVDIIKIAVHAASHSPLGVIGVGVGIPGLVDSTRGVILNAPNLHWKDIPLRSMLEGELGLPIFIENEANVGAIGEQLFGAGRDVSNVVFLSLGRGIGTGIILNDHLIRGQAGIAGEFGHMTIDENGPECSCGNRGCLELYASETAVIRHYKKLTNLSVSFKNIIKRLEEGDENAKKAVESAAHYLGVGLASLVNALNPALILVSSRFASAEQEVISTVAEVISGRSFIAPYSPARVQTSQFGSSSCGIGAGALALQAHFSGPESSPLVVSAWSKS; this is translated from the coding sequence GTGAGAGCTACTGGTGATCAAACCTACATTAAGAATCTGAATCGCTCGATTGTCCTCAACCTGTTGCGATTCCACAGTCCCTTGTCGCGGGTGGAGATATCCCGCCAAACTGGACTGACAAAAGCAACCGTCTCCGGCATCATTGAACAGTTGATTCAAGAGCAGTATGTCCTTGAAGACGGCCTGCTCCAATCAACTGGCGTCGGGCGCAAACCCGTTCCTTTGCGCTTCAACCCTGGCGCAGGACATGTGATTGGCGTCGACGTAGGTGTTGACTACTTTCGCGTGCTGGTCATGGACTTATCGTGCAGAGTGCTCAACACCTATGAAGACGCGATTGCAGACACGGAGAGCGCGGACGAAACGTATCACAAAATGGTAGACATCATTAAAATCGCCGTTCACGCGGCCAGTCATTCACCGCTTGGGGTGATTGGCGTCGGCGTTGGCATCCCTGGCCTTGTTGATTCAACACGCGGCGTCATTCTCAACGCACCGAACCTGCACTGGAAAGACATTCCTTTGCGGTCAATGCTCGAAGGAGAACTGGGACTCCCGATTTTTATTGAGAACGAAGCAAACGTTGGAGCTATCGGCGAGCAACTGTTCGGCGCCGGCAGAGATGTGTCGAATGTGGTGTTTCTCAGCCTCGGTCGCGGCATTGGGACCGGAATCATTCTCAATGATCACCTGATTCGCGGCCAAGCCGGTATCGCAGGCGAATTTGGTCATATGACGATTGACGAGAATGGACCAGAATGTTCCTGCGGTAATCGAGGTTGCCTAGAACTGTATGCATCCGAAACCGCAGTGATTCGACACTACAAAAAACTCACCAATTTATCTGTTTCATTTAAAAACATCATCAAGCGGTTGGAAGAGGGCGACGAGAACGCGAAGAAAGCTGTCGAATCTGCAGCTCATTATCTTGGAGTAGGACTCGCGTCTCTGGTCAATGCTTTAAACCCTGCACTGATATTGGTGAGTTCACGCTTTGCGTCTGCAGAACAAGAAGTCATTAGCACCGTTGCCGAGGTTATCTCGGGGCGTTCGTTCATTGCTCCGTATTCACCAGCGCGAGTGCAGACGTCTCAATTTGGTTCCTCGTCATGCGGCATCGGTGCTGGGGCCTTGGCGTTGCAGGCACACTTTTCAGGACCAGAGTCATCTCCTTTGGTCGTGAGTGCCTGGAGCAAGTCCTAA
- the xylB gene encoding xylulokinase: MKYVIGIDLGTSAVKVLLVNQEGAVCAEVSKEYPLIQPQSGYSEQDPEVWVTQTLAALRDLVAMADVAALDIEGISYSGQMHGLVLLDARQQVLRNAILWNDTRTTNQCRKITETLGEQLLTITRNVALEGFTLPKLLWVKEHEPDVFTKAVTFLLPKDYVRFRMTGILGMDYSDAAGTLLLDVIAGAWSQQICETLAIPVTLCPPLMESFALVGRLLPGVAAETGLAETTKVFAGGADNACGAIGAGILSAGDTMCSIGTSGVVLSYEDNQHRDFRGKVHFFNHAKANAYYTMGVTLAAGFSLSWFRGTFAPDESFDDLLSHLGESPIGAHGLLFTPYLVGERTPYADAMIRGSFIGIDGNHQRADFTRAVIEGITFSLRESIELFRREGKEIRRIVSIGGGAKNDDWLQIQADIFDATVLKLENEQGPGMGAAMLAAYGCGWFDSLEACARKFTRVTKEFTPCANSVRQYEELYRVYTEVYPSTRSISAELSKFRITSAD, from the coding sequence ATGAAATACGTCATCGGAATTGACTTAGGCACAAGTGCCGTAAAGGTCTTACTGGTAAACCAGGAGGGCGCGGTCTGCGCGGAGGTTTCGAAAGAATACCCATTGATTCAACCTCAGTCTGGCTACAGTGAGCAGGACCCTGAAGTCTGGGTCACACAAACGCTTGCTGCGCTTAGAGACTTAGTCGCTATGGCTGATGTGGCAGCCCTGGACATTGAGGGCATCAGCTACTCTGGCCAGATGCACGGGCTTGTGTTGCTTGATGCAAGACAGCAAGTACTCCGAAACGCCATTCTTTGGAATGATACAAGAACAACAAATCAGTGCAGAAAAATCACAGAGACGCTTGGGGAACAACTGCTCACGATTACAAGAAATGTGGCGCTTGAAGGATTTACACTCCCAAAACTCCTGTGGGTCAAGGAACACGAACCAGATGTGTTCACAAAGGCAGTTACGTTCTTGTTGCCAAAAGACTACGTCCGGTTTCGGATGACCGGCATCCTCGGCATGGACTATTCGGATGCTGCGGGGACTCTGCTCCTTGATGTCATCGCTGGAGCCTGGAGTCAGCAGATATGCGAGACGCTTGCTATTCCTGTTACCCTCTGTCCACCATTGATGGAATCGTTTGCTCTGGTTGGGAGGCTGTTACCCGGAGTTGCCGCAGAGACTGGGCTGGCTGAAACGACAAAGGTTTTTGCAGGCGGAGCTGACAATGCTTGTGGAGCCATTGGTGCGGGCATTTTATCAGCTGGAGATACCATGTGCAGTATCGGGACTTCTGGGGTCGTTCTGTCCTATGAAGACAACCAGCATCGAGATTTTCGCGGCAAGGTCCACTTTTTTAACCATGCGAAGGCAAACGCCTATTATACGATGGGCGTAACGCTTGCGGCAGGATTTAGTCTCTCTTGGTTTAGGGGGACGTTTGCACCGGACGAGAGTTTCGACGACTTGCTTTCCCATCTCGGTGAGTCCCCAATTGGGGCGCACGGACTCCTTTTTACCCCATACTTGGTGGGTGAGCGAACCCCGTATGCGGATGCAATGATTCGAGGGAGTTTTATTGGTATCGACGGCAATCATCAACGCGCAGACTTTACACGCGCGGTGATTGAAGGCATCACCTTTTCTCTCCGAGAATCGATTGAACTCTTTCGAAGAGAAGGGAAAGAAATTCGCAGGATTGTCTCCATCGGCGGCGGAGCGAAAAATGACGACTGGTTGCAGATTCAGGCAGACATTTTTGATGCCACGGTACTAAAATTGGAAAACGAGCAGGGCCCAGGCATGGGGGCCGCCATGTTGGCTGCCTATGGATGTGGGTGGTTTGATTCTCTCGAAGCCTGTGCAAGGAAGTTTACCCGGGTGACCAAAGAGTTTACCCCGTGTGCAAACAGTGTCCGGCAGTACGAGGAACTCTACCGAGTGTACACAGAAGTCTATCCCTCGACGAGGTCTATCAGTGCAGAATTGAGTAAGTTTCGAATCACCAGCGCTGACTGA
- the xylA gene encoding xylose isomerase yields the protein MAYFADVEKVQYEGPKSRNPLAFKYYNPDEVVLGQTMAEHLRFAVSYWHTFTLQGNDPFGLPTMVRPWDGSEGMDLAKKRVEAAFEFLDKLNVRYFCFHDRDIAPEGATLRETNQNLDVIVNMIEEYMKSSGKKLLWNTANMFSNPRFVHGAATSADANVFAFAAAQVKKGLEVAKQLGADNYVFWGGREGYETLLNTDMKLELDNMARLLQMACDYADEIGFTGQLLLEPKPKEPTKHQYDFDAATTISFLKTHGLDHRFKLNIEANHATLAGHTFEHELYVSRIHGMLGSVDANQGDPLLGWDTDEFPTDLYSTTLAMYQILKNGGLNSGGLNFDAKVRRASMTPIDLFYGHIAGMDSFARGLRVAARLTEDNVLDDFIQQRYSSYQSAIGKTILDGSATFKSLEDYILDKEFVVQSSGRQELLLSVLNQYLLES from the coding sequence GTGGCGTATTTTGCAGATGTTGAAAAGGTTCAGTATGAAGGCCCAAAATCTCGAAACCCTCTTGCGTTCAAGTATTACAACCCGGATGAGGTTGTGTTGGGGCAAACGATGGCCGAGCACCTCCGTTTTGCCGTTAGCTATTGGCATACGTTCACTCTTCAAGGCAATGACCCCTTCGGCTTGCCAACGATGGTTCGTCCCTGGGATGGGTCTGAGGGAATGGACCTCGCAAAAAAACGTGTCGAAGCAGCATTCGAGTTCCTGGACAAATTGAACGTCAGGTACTTTTGTTTTCATGACAGGGATATTGCACCGGAAGGCGCAACGCTGCGAGAAACCAATCAAAATCTTGATGTCATTGTAAACATGATTGAAGAATATATGAAGTCTTCAGGCAAAAAATTGCTGTGGAACACGGCGAACATGTTCTCCAATCCGCGATTTGTCCACGGCGCAGCAACCTCCGCCGATGCAAACGTATTTGCATTTGCCGCTGCACAGGTGAAAAAAGGCCTCGAAGTTGCCAAACAGCTTGGCGCCGATAACTACGTGTTCTGGGGTGGACGCGAAGGATACGAAACGCTGCTCAATACCGACATGAAGCTCGAACTCGACAATATGGCGCGCTTGCTCCAGATGGCATGTGACTACGCCGACGAGATTGGCTTTACGGGTCAACTCCTGCTTGAGCCAAAACCAAAAGAACCCACGAAACACCAATACGACTTCGATGCAGCAACGACAATTTCATTTTTAAAGACGCATGGTCTCGATCATCGCTTCAAACTAAATATCGAGGCAAACCATGCAACGCTCGCCGGACATACGTTCGAGCACGAATTGTACGTCAGCCGCATTCACGGCATGCTCGGTTCTGTCGATGCGAACCAAGGAGATCCGCTATTAGGCTGGGATACGGACGAGTTCCCGACTGATTTGTACAGCACAACGCTCGCGATGTACCAAATTTTAAAGAACGGCGGTCTGAACAGCGGTGGTTTGAACTTTGATGCCAAAGTGAGACGCGCGTCGATGACCCCGATTGATTTGTTCTATGGTCACATCGCCGGTATGGACTCATTTGCACGGGGGCTCAGAGTCGCAGCACGGCTGACGGAAGACAACGTGCTCGATGATTTCATCCAACAGCGGTACAGCAGCTATCAAAGCGCGATTGGAAAAACCATTTTGGACGGATCGGCAACCTTCAAGTCGCTGGAAGACTACATCCTTGACAAGGAATTCGTTGTTCAAAGCTCCGGTCGACAGGAATTGCTCTTGTCCGTTCTAAACCAGTATTTGTTGGAATCCTGA